One genomic segment of Pseudomonas sp. RU47 includes these proteins:
- the pgm gene encoding phosphoglucomutase (alpha-D-glucose-1,6-bisphosphate-dependent) yields MTLSPFAGKPAPAELLVDIPRLVTAYYTGQPDASISTQRVAFGTSGHRGSSFDLSFNEWHVLAISQAICLYREAQGITGPLFVGIDTHALSTPAGASALEVLAANGVTVMIAEGDEYTPTPAISHAILCYNRGRTSGLADGIVITPSHNPPQSGGYKYNPTNGGPADTHITKWIEAKANELLANKLAGVKRISYEQALKASTTHRHDYVNTYVADLINVIDFDAIRDAKLRLGVDPLGGAGVRYWSAIAEHYRLDLQVVNKEVDATFRFMTVDWDGQIRMDPSSSHAMQGLIGLKERFDVAFACDPDHDRHGIVTPSGGLLAPNNYLAVSIDYLFQNRPQWRADAGVGKTVVSSGLIDRVAKRLGRRLYEVPVGFKWFADGLFDGSLGFGGEESAGASFLRKDGGVWSTDKDGLIPALLAAEMTARTGRDPSQAYKALTDELGEPFSVRVDAKANPEQKALLSKLSPDQVTSTELAGEQIQSILSHAPGNDQAIGGLKVMTENGWFAARPSGTEDIYKIYAESFISDDHLKQLVVEAQTLVDGAISSK; encoded by the coding sequence ATGACACTCAGTCCTTTTGCGGGCAAACCGGCACCGGCAGAATTGTTGGTCGATATCCCGCGACTGGTAACGGCTTATTACACCGGACAGCCCGACGCCTCGATTTCCACTCAGCGTGTGGCGTTCGGTACATCCGGACACCGGGGCAGCTCGTTCGACTTGAGTTTCAACGAGTGGCACGTTCTGGCCATCAGCCAGGCGATCTGCCTGTACCGCGAAGCCCAGGGGATCACCGGGCCGCTGTTTGTCGGCATCGACACGCACGCACTGTCTACTCCGGCCGGTGCCAGCGCCCTGGAAGTGCTGGCCGCCAACGGTGTCACCGTGATGATCGCCGAAGGTGATGAATACACGCCGACACCGGCCATTTCCCACGCCATTCTCTGCTACAACCGTGGCCGCACCTCGGGCCTGGCGGACGGCATCGTTATCACGCCGTCGCACAACCCGCCACAAAGCGGTGGTTACAAGTACAACCCAACCAATGGCGGCCCGGCCGACACCCACATCACCAAGTGGATCGAAGCCAAGGCCAATGAACTGTTGGCCAACAAACTGGCCGGTGTGAAACGCATCAGCTACGAGCAGGCGCTCAAGGCCAGCACGACCCATCGTCACGACTATGTGAACACCTACGTTGCCGACCTGATCAACGTGATCGACTTCGATGCCATTCGTGACGCCAAACTGCGTCTGGGCGTTGATCCGCTGGGTGGAGCAGGGGTGCGCTACTGGTCGGCGATTGCCGAGCATTACCGCCTCGATCTGCAAGTTGTCAACAAGGAAGTCGACGCGACGTTCCGTTTCATGACTGTCGACTGGGATGGCCAGATTCGCATGGACCCGTCGTCCAGCCACGCGATGCAGGGCCTTATCGGCCTGAAAGAGCGCTTCGACGTCGCGTTTGCCTGCGACCCGGATCACGACCGCCACGGTATCGTGACGCCGTCCGGTGGTTTGCTCGCGCCGAACAACTATCTCGCCGTTTCGATCGATTACCTGTTCCAGAACCGTCCACAGTGGCGCGCGGATGCCGGTGTGGGTAAAACCGTGGTCAGCAGCGGTCTGATCGATCGCGTGGCCAAGCGCTTGGGTCGTCGTCTCTACGAAGTTCCGGTCGGTTTCAAATGGTTCGCTGACGGCCTGTTCGATGGCTCGCTGGGTTTCGGCGGTGAAGAGAGCGCCGGCGCATCGTTCCTGCGCAAGGACGGTGGCGTGTGGAGCACCGACAAGGATGGTCTGATCCCGGCATTGCTCGCCGCGGAAATGACCGCGCGCACCGGTCGCGATCCGAGCCAGGCTTACAAAGCGTTGACCGATGAGCTGGGCGAGCCGTTCTCGGTGCGCGTCGATGCCAAGGCCAATCCGGAGCAGAAAGCACTGCTAAGCAAGCTGTCACCTGACCAGGTCACCTCGACCGAACTGGCCGGCGAGCAAATCCAGAGCATTCTCAGCCATGCCCCGGGTAACGATCAGGCAATTGGTGGTCTGAAAGTGATGACTGAAAACGGTTGGTTCGCCGCGCGTCCGTCGGGCACTGAGGACATCTACAAGATCTACGCCGAAAGCTTCATCAGTGACGACCACCTCAAGCAATTGGTGGTTGAAGCGCAGACCTTGGTGGATGGCGCCATCTCCAGCAAGTGA
- a CDS encoding pirin family protein, whose translation MLELRPFSSLGGAHHGWLDAHHHFSFAEYYDPQRMNWGNLRVWNDDVIAAGTGFPQHPHRDMEIITYVREGAITHQDNLGNKGRTEAGDVQVMSAGTGIAHSEYNLEAKDTKIFQIWILPTETGAPPSWGAKPFPKGQREGFVTLASGKDGDDQSLRIRADARLVAANLKAGETAEYRLDEGRRAYLVPATGVIEVNGLRAQARDGVAVAQERVLTVTAIEDSEIVLVDLA comes from the coding sequence ATGCTTGAACTCAGACCTTTCAGCTCGCTGGGCGGCGCCCATCACGGCTGGCTGGATGCCCATCACCACTTTTCGTTCGCCGAGTACTACGATCCGCAGCGCATGAACTGGGGCAACCTGCGGGTGTGGAACGATGACGTGATTGCAGCAGGCACTGGCTTCCCGCAGCACCCGCATCGCGATATGGAGATCATCACCTATGTCCGTGAAGGTGCGATTACTCACCAGGACAACCTAGGCAACAAGGGCCGCACCGAGGCTGGCGACGTCCAGGTGATGAGCGCCGGCACCGGCATCGCACACAGCGAATACAACCTGGAAGCAAAAGACACCAAGATCTTCCAGATCTGGATTCTGCCGACGGAAACCGGCGCACCGCCATCCTGGGGTGCCAAACCATTCCCGAAAGGCCAGCGCGAAGGCTTTGTCACCTTGGCCAGCGGCAAGGATGGTGATGACCAGAGCCTGCGGATTCGCGCTGATGCGCGATTGGTCGCGGCCAATCTCAAGGCGGGTGAAACGGCGGAATATCGTCTGGATGAAGGCCGTCGCGCGTATCTGGTACCGGCCACCGGCGTGATTGAAGTCAATGGTTTGCGTGCACAAGCTCGAGACGGTGTGGCGGTGGCACAGGAACGCGTACTGACCGTCACGGCCATTGAGGACAGCGAGATTGTGCTGGTGGATCTGGCTTGA
- a CDS encoding UvrD-helicase domain-containing protein: MAQHTPDLPPELRPLAEMPWFKRLAARFFGHGLTRLRAQHRASWLHGQADGFRSGHTAGVEYGFNEGKLEGLEEGRQVLLIRDSRNTEHRPPSVDNHLFDDWRLPLTAELKKRMKADVARLLPGHAQPSTAQWKMIFSETPSTSVVAGAGAGKSTTLVLRILLLNHYLGFELDSMTVVTFTRESRKDFINKLIELFALWGLALNLRQARELVRTFHSRILPMVRSLPGFERLQAFENLSNRPQGADEEVDSNPFDLRINDAQRQQLNACYHRLFNEDERFRQLIQPLSRAGLQLKELERDHPDVQKRVAVTQLASQRDEELCDAIEDLWLRAGAWPIKGIEPNRQSFDINGAKFHCHGYIPSLDAWVVLGFDPRENPQVSRPNAKLSVRAEWAVKRTLFQAFCRKPLIWLDSYDASKRVLATLAGDASAGPGFDYKVKGELASAPLLDCFVAAAGFIENLGLDVPDAVGRMSFAKDDPDRFFFEALSLFWRAFEDHLLDQKPPVMTYNRMFALFSEHSPENLKLLSDELLRPLSHLMIDEFQDVSPQIVSWIRASLTEIRSRGPAMHVGRGAQRSSLLCVGDDWQSIYGWRGSSPSYFMAFDKEFPSPATTRVMLSDNYRSHQHIIDAAEHIVRAAPAIPGKKAKASGAVKPLQPVNVLERDDQALGQRLAEHYRQGHSILMLYRKSSDKSLIEEHIQSVVNVDSSLPYEARRLKQLTYHSAKGLQADAVFLLGDCQHLTSSPYKNQVYRMAGLGKSGDSEPYDTAQKDEILRLAYVGITRAVSHCYWYVEPQEAQAVNMPRASDRVAKGKPFFVDHRIAKQTA, from the coding sequence GTGGCGCAACACACCCCCGATCTTCCTCCCGAACTTCGCCCCTTGGCCGAGATGCCTTGGTTCAAACGCTTGGCTGCACGCTTCTTCGGTCATGGTTTGACCCGTTTGCGCGCGCAGCACCGTGCATCGTGGCTGCACGGTCAGGCCGATGGTTTCCGCAGCGGCCACACCGCTGGCGTCGAATATGGCTTTAACGAGGGCAAACTTGAGGGGCTGGAAGAGGGCCGTCAGGTGCTGCTGATCCGTGACAGTCGCAACACCGAGCATCGCCCGCCCAGTGTCGATAACCACTTGTTCGACGATTGGCGCCTGCCGCTGACGGCCGAGCTGAAAAAGCGCATGAAGGCCGATGTCGCCCGTTTGTTGCCCGGGCACGCGCAGCCGAGTACCGCGCAATGGAAGATGATTTTCAGCGAAACACCGTCAACCTCAGTGGTCGCAGGTGCAGGCGCGGGCAAATCAACCACGCTGGTGCTGCGCATCCTGTTGCTCAACCACTATCTGGGCTTTGAGCTGGATTCGATGACCGTGGTGACCTTCACCCGCGAGTCGCGCAAGGATTTCATCAATAAACTGATCGAACTGTTCGCGCTCTGGGGTCTGGCGCTGAATCTGCGCCAGGCGCGAGAACTGGTGCGCACCTTCCACTCGCGCATCCTGCCGATGGTGCGCAGCCTGCCGGGTTTTGAACGCTTGCAGGCGTTTGAGAACCTGAGCAATCGGCCACAAGGTGCTGACGAGGAGGTCGACAGCAATCCGTTCGACTTGCGTATCAACGATGCGCAACGCCAGCAACTCAACGCCTGTTATCACCGCCTGTTCAACGAAGACGAACGTTTCCGTCAGCTGATTCAGCCATTGTCCCGCGCCGGTCTACAGCTCAAGGAGCTGGAGCGCGATCACCCGGACGTGCAAAAACGCGTTGCGGTGACGCAGTTGGCCTCCCAGCGTGATGAAGAACTGTGCGATGCCATTGAAGATCTGTGGTTGCGCGCCGGAGCCTGGCCGATCAAAGGCATCGAGCCTAACCGGCAGAGTTTCGATATCAACGGCGCGAAATTCCATTGCCATGGCTACATTCCGAGCCTGGATGCCTGGGTGGTACTCGGTTTCGATCCACGGGAAAATCCGCAGGTCAGTCGGCCAAACGCCAAGCTCAGCGTGCGCGCAGAGTGGGCAGTGAAGCGCACCCTGTTTCAAGCTTTCTGTCGTAAGCCTTTGATTTGGCTAGATAGTTATGATGCGTCAAAGCGTGTTCTTGCGACTTTGGCAGGCGATGCCAGCGCCGGGCCGGGCTTCGATTACAAGGTCAAAGGCGAGTTGGCGTCGGCGCCGTTGCTCGACTGTTTTGTCGCAGCAGCAGGTTTCATCGAGAACCTTGGCCTGGACGTGCCTGACGCGGTCGGTCGCATGAGCTTTGCCAAGGATGACCCGGACCGGTTTTTCTTTGAGGCGTTGAGCCTGTTCTGGCGCGCCTTTGAAGATCATCTGCTCGATCAGAAACCGCCGGTCATGACCTACAACCGAATGTTCGCGTTGTTCAGCGAGCACTCGCCGGAGAACCTCAAGCTGTTGAGCGATGAGCTGCTCAGGCCGTTGTCGCACCTGATGATCGATGAATTTCAGGACGTTTCGCCGCAGATCGTCTCGTGGATCCGTGCCAGCCTCACGGAAATCCGCAGTCGAGGCCCGGCGATGCATGTCGGACGGGGAGCGCAGCGCTCGTCGCTGTTGTGCGTCGGTGATGACTGGCAGTCGATTTACGGCTGGCGCGGCAGTTCGCCGAGCTACTTTATGGCGTTCGACAAAGAATTCCCGTCGCCCGCTACGACGCGGGTGATGCTCAGCGACAACTACCGCAGCCACCAGCACATTATCGATGCGGCCGAGCACATCGTTCGCGCCGCCCCGGCGATCCCCGGCAAGAAGGCCAAGGCCAGCGGCGCAGTCAAGCCACTGCAGCCGGTCAACGTGCTCGAGCGCGATGATCAGGCATTGGGGCAGCGCCTCGCCGAACATTATCGTCAGGGCCATTCAATCTTGATGCTTTATCGAAAAAGCAGCGATAAGTCATTGATTGAAGAGCATATTCAATCCGTAGTTAATGTGGATTCGAGCTTGCCGTACGAAGCGCGACGCCTGAAGCAACTGACCTACCACAGCGCCAAAGGCCTGCAGGCCGACGCGGTATTTTTGCTCGGTGACTGTCAGCACCTGACCAGTTCGCCCTATAAGAATCAGGTCTATCGCATGGCAGGACTGGGCAAGTCCGGCGACAGCGAGCCGTATGACACGGCGCAAAAAGACGAGATCCTGCGCCTGGCGTATGTCGGCATCACCCGCGCGGTCAGCCATTGCTACTGGTATGTCGAACCGCAGGAAGCGCAAGCGGTGAACATGCCCCGGGCGTCTGACCGGGTGGCCAAAGGCAAGCCGTTCTTCGTTGATCACCGCATCGCCAAACAAACCGCATAA
- a CDS encoding DUF1652 domain-containing protein has product MNKGSSKVTFPNACQLMRWHFHPMGFEATMDAPGSMIARLFDRASGETMIAIAGIPCATVMNAADVERIIEAVEDELEAFVPPESLRSYA; this is encoded by the coding sequence ATGAATAAAGGGTCAAGCAAAGTCACGTTCCCCAATGCATGCCAACTGATGCGTTGGCATTTTCATCCTATGGGTTTCGAGGCAACGATGGACGCGCCGGGCAGCATGATCGCCCGACTGTTTGATCGCGCCAGTGGCGAAACCATGATCGCCATCGCGGGCATCCCGTGTGCGACGGTGATGAATGCAGCGGATGTCGAACGAATTATCGAGGCTGTGGAGGACGAGCTGGAAGCTTTCGTACCTCCGGAGTCTCTCAGGAGTTACGCATAG
- a CDS encoding AraC family transcriptional regulator has protein sequence MHADDDGPEQTKATAATVMRYHLSWKHRDLDSVMALYHPDIQYNDFFQNRVLGLAELREYVRVSMPRESDELLEHCDRIRVDGNTAFIQYEVTLRGGDGLVSFRSSEAITVKDGLIWRVNEYASLVRTQTHGPTSSSQRPAVSRLGLSPRQLSFMAEDLQQYFEKQQPYLDPELDLQRVAKECGYSRNQISYLLNQVLGQSFYRYVNQARLQHLLRSLDSATPPVRIDELAFAAGFNSLSAFYSCFRQHTGQSPKAYVKQISLRTRAQDFS, from the coding sequence ATGCACGCCGACGACGACGGCCCAGAACAGACCAAAGCTACGGCGGCCACGGTCATGCGCTATCACCTGAGCTGGAAGCACCGCGACCTCGACAGCGTCATGGCGCTGTATCACCCGGACATCCAGTACAACGATTTCTTTCAGAACCGCGTGCTCGGTCTCGCCGAGTTGCGCGAATACGTGCGCGTCAGCATGCCGCGTGAATCCGACGAACTGCTCGAGCATTGCGACCGTATTCGCGTCGACGGCAATACCGCGTTCATTCAATACGAAGTGACCTTGCGCGGCGGCGACGGGCTGGTGTCGTTTCGCTCAAGCGAAGCGATCACGGTGAAGGACGGGCTGATCTGGCGCGTCAACGAATACGCTTCGTTGGTGCGCACTCAAACCCATGGCCCAACCTCTTCAAGCCAGCGCCCGGCGGTCAGTCGCCTGGGTCTGTCGCCGCGTCAATTGAGTTTCATGGCTGAAGACCTGCAACAGTACTTTGAAAAGCAGCAGCCGTACCTCGATCCCGAACTCGACTTGCAGCGGGTGGCGAAGGAGTGTGGTTACAGCCGCAATCAGATTTCCTATCTGCTCAACCAGGTGCTCGGGCAAAGCTTCTATCGCTACGTCAATCAGGCGCGCCTGCAACATTTGCTGCGCTCGCTCGATAGCGCCACGCCGCCGGTGCGCATCGATGAATTGGCGTTCGCTGCCGGTTTCAATTCGTTGTCGGCGTTTTACAGCTGTTTCCGCCAGCACACTGGCCAGTCTCCGAAGGCTTACGTTAAACAAATTTCTTTGCGGACACGCGCGCAAGACTTCTCCTGA
- a CDS encoding NAD(P)/FAD-dependent oxidoreductase: MPAWRTISLWMDQLDEPLTARPELERDLDVDVAIIGAGYTGLWTAYYLKKLAPGLDIAIVEAQTAGFGASGRNGGWLMGNLLGEDRLLAGLSPEQRRASFDLLHSIPDEVEVVLEREGINCDYRKGGVLYCAARYPEQEASLREYLNKLHGQGLTDDDYRWLSPEQLAQQIRVAKPYGGIYAPHVATIHPAKLVRGLARTVQNMGVKIYENSPVTHWQSGSLRTAKASVRSRWIVPAVEGYSVTLPPLGRYQLPVQSLIVATEPLSAATWDEIGLNRGQAFSEFSRQVTYGQRSADNRLIFGARGGYQFAGKLRHNFDLTRDEVELRRYLFGELFPQLKNVQITHAWGGNLGMSRHFKPHMLCDRTNGIALSGGYGGEGVGASNLGGRTLADLILERDTELTQQPWVLPDGGIHALRAWEPEPCRWLGYNAIIKSFVHEDQTLANPATAPWRRKLASQVAGFMEGFMH, encoded by the coding sequence ATGCCGGCGTGGCGCACTATCAGTTTGTGGATGGATCAACTCGACGAGCCGCTGACCGCGCGGCCCGAGCTTGAGCGAGATCTGGACGTGGACGTGGCGATCATCGGCGCCGGCTACACCGGGCTGTGGACCGCGTACTACCTGAAGAAACTCGCGCCGGGGCTCGACATTGCGATTGTCGAGGCGCAGACCGCCGGTTTTGGCGCGTCCGGTCGTAACGGCGGCTGGCTGATGGGCAATCTGCTTGGCGAAGATCGCTTGCTGGCTGGACTGTCGCCGGAACAGCGTCGCGCGTCATTCGATCTGCTGCACAGCATTCCCGATGAAGTGGAAGTCGTCCTCGAACGCGAAGGTATCAACTGCGATTACCGCAAGGGCGGCGTGCTGTATTGCGCGGCGCGCTATCCGGAGCAGGAAGCCTCTCTGCGTGAATACCTGAACAAATTGCACGGCCAAGGCCTGACCGACGACGATTACCGCTGGCTCAGTCCCGAACAGCTGGCCCAGCAGATCCGCGTCGCCAAGCCTTATGGCGGGATTTACGCGCCGCACGTGGCGACTATACATCCGGCGAAACTGGTGCGCGGTCTGGCGCGCACCGTGCAGAACATGGGCGTGAAGATCTACGAAAACAGCCCGGTCACCCACTGGCAGTCTGGCAGCTTGCGCACCGCCAAGGCCAGCGTGCGCAGCCGCTGGATCGTGCCGGCCGTCGAGGGTTATTCGGTGACCTTGCCGCCGCTGGGCCGTTATCAATTACCGGTGCAAAGCTTGATTGTCGCTACCGAACCGTTGTCTGCCGCGACTTGGGATGAAATCGGCCTCAATCGCGGCCAAGCCTTCAGCGAATTCAGCCGCCAGGTCACCTACGGCCAGCGCAGCGCCGACAATCGCCTGATCTTCGGCGCCCGTGGCGGTTACCAGTTCGCCGGCAAGTTGCGCCATAACTTCGATCTGACCCGCGATGAAGTCGAATTGCGCCGCTATCTGTTCGGTGAGCTGTTCCCGCAATTGAAAAACGTGCAGATCACCCACGCCTGGGGCGGCAACCTCGGCATGTCACGGCACTTCAAGCCGCACATGCTTTGCGATCGCACCAACGGCATCGCGCTGTCCGGCGGTTATGGCGGGGAGGGCGTCGGCGCCAGCAACCTTGGCGGCCGCACGCTGGCGGATCTGATTCTCGAACGCGACACCGAACTGACTCAGCAGCCATGGGTGCTACCCGACGGCGGCATTCACGCACTGCGCGCCTGGGAGCCAGAGCCGTGCCGCTGGCTCGGCTACAACGCGATCATCAAAAGTTTCGTCCACGAAGACCAGACCCTGGCCAACCCGGCGACCGCGCCATGGCGGCGCAAGCTCGCCAGTCAGGTGGCGGGTTTCATGGAAGGTTTCATGCACTAA
- a CDS encoding cupin domain-containing protein translates to MSITQFKNTATLQLDESNPVAVPLGEPVAIASTTSVERDDGVETGVWECTPGRWRRQITAQEFCHFISGRCTFTPDGGGETLHIQGGDALMLPANTLGIWDIQETVRKSYVLIF, encoded by the coding sequence ATGAGCATTACCCAGTTCAAAAACACCGCGACATTGCAACTCGACGAGTCCAATCCGGTGGCCGTGCCGCTCGGCGAACCGGTCGCCATTGCTTCGACCACCAGCGTCGAGCGCGATGACGGCGTTGAAACCGGCGTCTGGGAATGCACCCCGGGCCGCTGGCGTCGGCAGATTACCGCGCAAGAGTTCTGCCATTTCATTTCCGGGCGCTGCACGTTCACCCCTGACGGTGGCGGCGAAACCCTGCACATACAAGGTGGCGACGCACTGATGTTGCCGGCCAATACGCTCGGGATCTGGGATATCCAGGAAACCGTGCGCAAGAGCTACGTGCTGATTTTTTGA
- a CDS encoding polyamine ABC transporter substrate-binding protein codes for MIRKTLALAPLMLAVSLAQAAETVKVYNWSDYIAPDTTKNFEKETGVGVTYDVYDSNETLDGKLMTGKSGYDVVFPSNHFMARQIQGGALKKLDKSQLPNWKNLNPVLLKALQTNDPNNEHGFPYLWGSTGIGYNIAKVKAVLGDDAPVDSWDLIFKPEYMEKLQKCGVAILDNGPELLPAALNYLGLPHHSKNPEDYKKAEALLMKVRPYVSYFHSSKYTSDLANGDICVAVGFSGDILQAENRAKEAKNGVDIGYAIPKEGAAIWFDMVAMPADAPDEKAGYAFMNYLLRPDVMAGISNYVHYANGNEQADSLIDPAIKNDTKVYPSPEMMGKLFALEAMPLNIDRIRTRVWNKIRTGS; via the coding sequence ATGATCCGCAAGACCCTCGCTCTGGCACCGCTGATGCTCGCCGTTTCCCTTGCTCAGGCAGCGGAAACGGTCAAGGTTTACAACTGGTCCGACTACATCGCGCCGGACACCACCAAGAACTTCGAAAAAGAGACGGGCGTGGGTGTCACCTATGACGTCTACGACAGCAACGAAACCCTCGACGGCAAGTTGATGACCGGCAAATCCGGTTACGACGTGGTGTTTCCGTCCAACCACTTCATGGCCCGGCAGATTCAGGGCGGGGCGCTGAAGAAACTCGACAAGAGCCAGTTGCCCAACTGGAAGAATCTCAATCCGGTGCTGCTCAAAGCGCTGCAGACCAATGACCCGAACAACGAACACGGCTTCCCCTATCTGTGGGGCAGCACCGGCATCGGCTACAACATCGCCAAGGTCAAAGCCGTGCTGGGTGACGATGCGCCCGTGGATTCCTGGGACCTGATCTTCAAGCCTGAATACATGGAAAAGCTGCAGAAGTGCGGCGTAGCCATCCTCGACAACGGCCCGGAATTGCTCCCGGCGGCGCTCAACTACCTGGGCCTGCCGCACCACAGCAAAAATCCCGAGGACTACAAAAAGGCTGAAGCGCTGCTGATGAAAGTGCGGCCGTACGTCAGCTACTTCCACTCCTCGAAATACACCAGCGACCTGGCCAATGGCGACATTTGTGTAGCGGTCGGTTTTTCCGGTGACATCCTGCAAGCCGAAAACCGCGCCAAGGAAGCGAAAAACGGCGTCGACATCGGCTACGCGATTCCCAAGGAAGGCGCGGCGATCTGGTTCGACATGGTTGCCATGCCGGCCGATGCGCCGGACGAGAAGGCGGGTTACGCGTTCATGAACTACCTGCTGCGCCCGGACGTGATGGCTGGCATCAGCAACTACGTGCACTACGCCAATGGCAATGAGCAGGCCGACAGCCTGATCGACCCGGCGATCAAGAACGACACCAAGGTGTATCCGAGCCCGGAGATGATGGGCAAGCTGTTTGCGCTGGAAGCGATGCCGTTGAACATTGACCGGATCCGCACGCGGGTGTGGAACAAGATCCGTACCGGTAGCTAA
- a CDS encoding serralysin family metalloprotease, with protein MSKVKANAIDAAEQAFQLSAFSSAYNQINSFSHQYDRGGNLTVNGKPSFSVDQAATQLLRDGAAYQDKDGSGKIELTYTFLTSASSSTMNKHGISGFSQFSAQQQSQAKLAMQSWADVANVTFTEKASGGDGHMTFGNYSGGQDGAAAFAYLPGTGAGYDGTSWYLINSGYTQNKNPDLNNYGRQTLTHEIGHSLGLAHPGDYNAGNGNPTYNDASYGQDTRGYSVMSYWSESNTNQNFSKGGVEAYSSGPLMDDIAAIQKLYGANTTTRTGDTTYGFNSNTGRDFLSASSSSDKVVFSVWDAGGKDTLDFSGFTQNQKINLKDASFSDVGGLVGNVSIAKGAIIENAIGGSGNDLLIGNSVANELKGGAGNDILWGGGGADKLWGGAGSDTFVFAASSDSKPGAIDQILDFVSGLDKIDLTGITNGAGLHFVSSFTGAAGDAILTSSGGNSLLSVDFSGFGVADFQVSTVGQAATSDIVA; from the coding sequence ATGTCGAAAGTTAAAGCGAATGCTATTGATGCCGCCGAACAGGCTTTTCAGCTGTCTGCCTTCAGCTCGGCGTACAACCAGATCAATAGCTTCAGCCATCAATACGATCGTGGCGGCAACCTCACGGTCAATGGCAAACCCTCCTTCTCCGTCGACCAGGCCGCAACCCAGTTGCTGCGCGACGGCGCTGCCTACCAGGACAAGGACGGCAGCGGCAAGATCGAACTCACCTATACGTTCCTGACTTCGGCATCGTCCAGCACGATGAACAAGCACGGGATCAGCGGGTTCAGTCAGTTCAGTGCACAACAACAATCCCAGGCCAAGCTCGCCATGCAATCCTGGGCTGACGTGGCCAACGTGACCTTCACCGAGAAAGCCTCGGGCGGTGACGGCCACATGACCTTCGGTAACTACAGCGGTGGCCAGGATGGCGCTGCAGCGTTCGCGTATCTGCCAGGCACCGGCGCCGGTTATGACGGCACCTCGTGGTACCTGATCAACAGTGGCTACACGCAGAACAAGAACCCGGATCTGAACAACTACGGCCGTCAGACCCTGACGCACGAAATCGGCCACAGCCTGGGTCTCGCTCACCCTGGCGACTACAACGCCGGCAATGGCAACCCGACCTACAACGACGCGTCCTACGGGCAAGACACCCGCGGCTACAGCGTCATGAGCTACTGGAGCGAAAGCAACACCAATCAGAACTTCAGCAAGGGCGGTGTCGAAGCGTATTCGTCCGGCCCGCTGATGGACGATATCGCTGCCATCCAGAAGCTCTACGGTGCCAACACCACCACCCGTACCGGTGACACCACCTACGGCTTCAACTCCAACACCGGCCGCGATTTCCTCAGCGCTTCGTCGTCGAGTGACAAAGTGGTGTTCTCGGTGTGGGACGCGGGTGGCAAGGACACTCTGGACTTCTCGGGCTTCACCCAGAACCAGAAGATCAACCTCAAGGACGCCTCGTTCTCTGACGTTGGCGGCCTGGTCGGTAACGTGTCCATCGCCAAGGGCGCGATTATCGAGAACGCCATTGGCGGTTCCGGCAACGATCTGCTGATCGGCAACAGTGTGGCCAACGAGCTCAAGGGCGGTGCTGGCAACGACATCCTCTGGGGTGGCGGTGGTGCTGACAAACTGTGGGGCGGCGCGGGTTCGGACACGTTTGTGTTCGCAGCCAGTTCCGATTCCAAGCCGGGTGCGATCGATCAGATCCTCGATTTCGTCAGCGGTCTGGACAAAATCGACCTGACCGGCATCACCAATGGCGCAGGCCTGCACTTCGTCAGCAGCTTCACCGGTGCTGCCGGTGACGCCATCCTGACGTCGTCGGGCGGCAACAGCCTGCTGTCGGTGGACTTCTCCGGGTTCGGCGTGGCTGATTTCCAGGTCAGCACCGTTGGCCAGGCAGCGACCAGCGACATCGTGGCGTGA
- a CDS encoding AprI/Inh family metalloprotease inhibitor gives MIYKAFTYTVAAWLSAALIMISGETSMASSLRLEDPSVFAGQWQATLSTRDDDREAQKQQDKPSNTCLIDLESNQTLGKGADCLGAWLEQTPIGWFPDPDGLSITGKEGSRIQFFSRQSDGLYSTTLKSGLVITLTHTVKQP, from the coding sequence ATGATCTATAAAGCTTTTACCTACACGGTAGCAGCGTGGCTCTCGGCGGCGCTCATCATGATTTCAGGAGAAACCAGCATGGCAAGCAGCCTCAGACTCGAAGATCCATCGGTGTTTGCGGGGCAATGGCAAGCGACTTTGTCTACCCGGGATGATGATCGAGAAGCGCAAAAGCAGCAGGACAAGCCTTCGAATACTTGTCTGATCGACCTTGAATCCAATCAGACCTTGGGCAAAGGGGCCGACTGTCTCGGTGCATGGCTTGAGCAAACCCCGATCGGCTGGTTTCCCGATCCGGACGGTCTCTCGATTACCGGCAAGGAAGGCTCAAGAATCCAGTTCTTCAGCCGACAAAGTGACGGGCTTTACTCGACCACTTTGAAGTCGGGTCTGGTGATCACGTTAACGCACACAGTGAAACAGCCTTGA